The following are encoded in a window of Syngnathus scovelli strain Florida chromosome 4, RoL_Ssco_1.2, whole genome shotgun sequence genomic DNA:
- the itgb6 gene encoding integrin beta-6, with protein sequence MGFLQLGLIFHYLITTVEGSCSADGAVTCDLCLQLGPHCAWCTQENFTNWLSVSERCDSPERLLANGCPESLLEFPISTGEILQDQPLGKKSGNMNVTQISPQKMALKLRPGSQVTFQVKIQHTEDYPVDLYYLMDLSASMYDDLQMIKDLGSTLSKEMAKLTGKFRMGFGSFVEKPVLPYIKITEEELANPCSSADAICLPTFGYKHVLSLTSNTDKFNEMVSVQDVSANVDIPECGFDAVMQAAVCGDRIGWRNDSMRLLVFVSDADSHFGMDSRMAGIVIPNDGQCHLDTNNEYAMSTKQEYPTLGQLIDKVVENNILLIFAVTEKQKQNYENYANLIPGATVGVVATDSHNILELILTAYKELRSEIELEVLGDTEGLRMSFAAICPNGTVLPELKQCSNVKPGETVVFNVSVELPGCLSGSRRFSFKPVGLQDALDIELESLCSCDCGQPPQAGDGSRCTEGQGTFHCGVCVCQPGFSGAECECNEESALLSNCAANNGSDVCSGQGQCYCGECVCDTSSFGRIYGPYCECDNYSCARFRGELCGGHGVCDCGECQCQSGWTGEYCNCSSSSEACLSQDGVLCSGRGKCECGHCVCLVQGASGDLCEKCPTCGDACSIARTCVECHLQAKEDAEPCGLKCSLPKIHINTTTEVDKSASVQCMLMSENECWISFSVLGRDVMTVYNPHMSGCPEAPNIPMIILGVSLSIVCIGLILLAVWKVLVSVHDGKEVAKFEAERAKAKWQTGTNPLFRSSTSTFKNVTYRNREQEKMITMDLY encoded by the exons ATGGGGTTTCTCCAACTGGGCCTGATTTTCCACTACTTGATCACCACGGTGGAGG GTTCATGTTCAGCTGATGGTGCTGTGACTTGTGATCTATGTCTCCAGCTTGGTCCACACTGTGCCTGGTGTACACAAGAG AATTTTACAAACTGGTTGTCAGTCAGTGAAAGATGTGACTCACCAGAGCGCTTGCTGGCAAATGGATGTCCAGAGAGCCTGTTGGAGTTTCCCATTTCTACGGGAGAAATCCTCCAGGATCAACCACTTGGGAAGAAGAGTGGCAATATGAACGTCACTCAGATCTCCCCACAGAAAATGGCACTCAAGCTACGACCTG GCAGTCAGGTGACTTTCCAGGTGAAAATCCAGCACACTGAAGACTACCCTGTGGACCTCTACTATCTCATGGACTTGTCAGCGTCTATGTATGATGATCTGCAGATGATCAAGGACCTTGGCTCCACCCTGTCCAAGGAGATGGCCAAACTTACCGGTAAATTTCGCATGGGTTTTGGCTCTTTTGTGGAGAAACCAGTTCTGCCCTACATCAAGATTACTGAAGAGGAGCTGGCCAACCCTTGCAG TAGTGCCGATGCGATCTGCCTGCCGACGTTTGGCTACAAACACGTCTTGTCCCTTACGAGCAACACGGACAAATTCAACGAGATGGTCTCTGTGCAGGATGTGTCTGCAAACGTTGATATTCCGGAGTGTGGTTTCGATGCCGTCATGCAAGCAGCTGTTTGCGGG GACAGGATAGGTTGGCGGAATGATTCCATGCGTTTGCTGGTGTTTGTCAGCGATGCTGACTCACACTTTGGAATGGACAGTAGAATGGCCGGCATCGTGATTCCCAACGATGGCCAGTGTCACCTGGACACCAACAATGAATACGCCATGTCCACAAAGCAG GAGTATCCAACTCTGGGCCAGTTGATTGATAAAGTAGTGGAGAACAATATCTTATTGATATTTGCTGTGACAGAAAAGCAGAAGCAGAACTATGAA AACTATGCAAATCTGATACCTGGTGCCACAGTTGGAGTCGTGGCCACGGATTCTCACAACATCCTTGAACTGATTTTAACGGCGTACAAA GAATTGCGATCAGAGATTGAACTAGAGGTCCTTGGAGACACTGAAGGGCTCCGGATGTCCTTTGCTGCTATTTGTCCAAATGGTACAGTCCTGCCAGAGCTCAAACAATGTTCTAATGTCAAACCTGGTGAGACG GTCGTGTTCAATGTGTCTGTGGAGCTTCCAGGATGCCTGTCTGGAAGTCGACGCTTCTCCTTCAAGCCAGTGGGCCTCcaggatgctttggacatcgaaTTAGAATCTCTGTGCTCCTGCGATTGTGGACAGCCTCCTCAAGCTGGCGACGGCAGTCGATGCACGGAAGGCCAGGGGACTTTCCACTGtggcgtgtgcgtgtgtcagcCGGGCTTCTCAGGAGCAGAGTGCGAATGCAATGAGGAAAGCGCGTTGTTGAGCAACTGCGCGGCAAACAATGGGAGCGACGTATGCAGCGGTCAGGGGCAATGTTACTgcggagagtgtgtgtgtgacacatcCAGCTTTGGTCGCATCTACGGACCTTACTGCGAGTGTGACAACTACTCTTGTGCTCGCTTTCGTGGGGAGCTCTGTGGAG GCCACGGCGTGTGTGATTGTGGGGAGTGTCAGTGCCAAAGTGGCTGGACAGGGGAGTACTGtaactgcagcagcagcagcgaggcCTGCCTTTCCCAAGATGGAGTCCTGTGCAGCGGCCGGGGCAAGTGCGAATGCGGCCACTGTGTCTGCTTGGTTCAGGGAGCATCGGGGGACTTGTGTGAGAAGTGCCCCACATGTGGAGATGCCTGTTCAATAGCAAG GACGTGTGTGGAGTGCCACCTCCAAGCAAAAGAGGATGCTGAGCCGTGTGGGTTAAAGTGCAGTCTCCCCAAGATTCACATCAACACAACAACAG AAGTAGACAAGAGTGCCTCTGTGCAATGCATGCTGATGTCCGAAAATGAGTGCTGGATCTCGTTTAGTGTGCTTGGAAGGGACGTGATGACAGTCTACAATCCTCACATGTCTG GTTGTCCCGAAGCGCCCAACATCCCCATGATCATCCTGGGGGTCTCGCTTTCTATTGTGTGCATTGGGCTGATCCTGCTGGCTGTCTGGAAAGTGCTGGTGTCAGTTCACGACGGTAAAGAGGTGGCCAAGTTTGAGGCTGAGAGGGCAAAGGCCAAGTGGCAAACG GGTACCAATCCACTGTTCAGAAGCTCCACATctacttttaaaaatgttacctACAGGAACAGAGAGCAGGAGAAGATGATTACAATGGACCTCTACTGA